The genome window TGTGTGTTAaccatgtgtgtctctctctgtgtgtctctctctgtgtgttaaccatgtgtctctctgtgtgttaaccatgtgtgtctctctgtgtgttaaccatgtgtgtctctctctgtgtgttaaccatgtgtgtctctctctgtgtgttaaccatgtgtgtctctctctgtgtgttaaccatgtgtgtctctctctgtgtgttaaccatgtgtgtctctctctgtgtgttaaccatgtgtgtctctctctgtgtgttaaccatgtgtgtctctctgtgtgttaaccatgtgtgtctctctctgtgtgttaaccatgtgtgtctctctgtgtgttaaccatgtgtgtctctctctgtgtgttaaccatgtgtgtctctctctgtgtgttaaccatgtgtgtctctctctgtgtgttaaccatgtgtgtctctctctgtgtcttaaccatgtgtgtctctctctgtgtcttaaccatgtgtgtctctctctgtgtcttaaccatgtctgtctctctctgtgtgtcttaaccatgtctctctctctctgtgtcttaaccatgtctctctctctctgtgtcttaaccatgtctctctctctctgtgtcttaaccatgtctctctctctctgtgtcttaaccatgtctctctctctctgtgtcttaaccatgtctctctctctctgtgtcttaacCATGTGTGTCTtaaccatgtctgtctctctctgtgtctttgtgtattCTAGACAGCGACCATGCGGCAGACCCTGAAGGAGCTGGGCCTGAACATCGTTGACATGTCTGATGAGAACGCCACTCTGGACGGAGGGGACGTCCTTTTTACAGGTACACCACCATATCCCATCAATAAAACACTATTATCACCATTACCTGCCAAGGCCAGTGCCACTACCATAATTGATCACTCTGGAAACTGCTATATTCAGTGAACTAAACATTTATGACCACTTTATCATGCAAATGATATGACCTATCACCACAGGGGTGTGATTAAAATTGTTCAGAATAGTTGTAACTCTGAATAGTCAAGTAGTTGATGTGACCTGAACTAAAATGGCAAATTACaaactgactggctgtctggtaCCATTTTTATGCATGATTGAAAATGGTTCTCTCAAATGGAAAAGAagcctcccccacacacacacgcacaaacacacacacacacacacgcacaaacacacaccatctcaTTTCATCAGCTGCCTTGTTCCACATCAGGCATCTCACAATAAACCTGATGAGAGCAGAGGTAGAGAAACCGAGGTCTTTATAATGTTCCctctctgtatgttctgtatCAGTTGTACTGCCTTGCTTGTGAATCTAGTGTGGTTCATTCTGTATGCTGTTTAGGGCTTGTAAAAAGCCCTAGAACACTTAATTGAGTTTCTAGACGTTGGCTCTCTCTCCGTGGTGTGTTCCTCCCATCTCATCCAACTGAAATGGGTTTCACATGGCAGGCAGGGCTAAAAACATTTCCTCTTGGCAACGGCGTCGCTAATGGATCATTTGTAAAAGCTCAGCAGCTATGCCCATTCGCTCTGCTCTGGAGTGGTGAGCAAAACGTTCAGGCCTGTAAGGGGTGTGTAACTGGTGGCAGAGTAGTCAGACACAGGAGCgcagaactgggtaataaccAGAGCAGTTTAATATACCAAACCACCGGCATCCAGAATAACAACgtatgggtacaaaacccgtcgcgcACCAGACAacaatgtgcacaagcacttacaacaaacaattccgCATGgcgggaacagagggttaaatacacaacacgtaatgagggaatgaaaaccaggtgtgtgggaaaacaagacaaaacaaatgaaaaatgaaaaatggatcggcgatggctagaagaccagtgACGTCAACACcgtccgaacaaggagaggaaccgacttcggtagaagttGTGACAAGGCCACTCTTGTTtctatctttctatctatctctctctgtctgtctatccgtctgtgtctctcttctcttcctcctttctctctctatctgtttatgCCTCTATTTCCTCTCGCTCTCCATACTGACCACAGGTTGTTGTCTGTTTTTCCTCAGGTAGAGAATTCTTCGTGGGCCTTTCCAAACGGACCAATCAGAGAGGAGCTGAGATCCTGGCGGACGCGTTCAAGGTGAGTGAGAGGAGACTAGAGCAGTACACCCTGAGATTACTTTCTGTGCCATCAAACCACCATTAGTGAGGTAATCCTGGTCTCATTCAGGGGTCTCGAGGGCCACAGGGCATTCTAATCAGCTATTGATTAGACGACAACCTctcaatgatcagctatgaaaagccaactgacatttactcctgaggtgctgacttgttgcacccttgacaactactgtgattattattatttgaccaggctggtcatttatgaacatttgaacatcttggccatgttctgttataatctccacctggcacagccagaagaggactggccacccctcatagcctggttcctctctaggtttcttcctaggttttggcctttctagggagtttttcctagccaccgtgcttctacacctgcattgcttgctgtttggggttttaggctgggtttctgtacagcactttgatatacagtatcagctgatttaagaagggctttataaatacatttgatttgacattgaTTAGTTGGCAAACCTGGTGTATCAGGAATCTATGGTTAGTTAATGAGATGAATTGATTGAATTAGTACCAAAGGGAAACCAGAGAAGGCCTGCACATACTGTACTGAGATATTAGAGGACTGGAAGATCAGTGCATATACTCTAGGTAGAAGAGGGTCATTCAACCCCAGTctccttaacacacacacacagtcagaaggCCTTTGCTGACTTGTAAGGCCATGGGGTCCTGGAGAGTTCAACCCCCAACAATAATCTGAATGTTTCTTACTGCCTGTTTTTCTGACTCCGTCTGTGACTCATTTAAATTCCACCATCAtatctctctcagcctctcactTTTATTCTTGATAAGTCGGGTCTTTTTCCCTACTATCGTTTTTCCTCCTTCCTTTATCACATTTAGGACCATTGAACATTCTGTTCTGGTCAGACCAGGATTAACCACAGATGTGAGTGAGGGGTTGGATCTCTTCTCCTTTATGATCCTTGTTGATTGGGGGAAacggagggagtggaggaggtcAAAGTGCAGGGGAGAGTAATGTACCAGGCTATTGTCTCCCATTCAGGTTCACAACACTGTACAGCATCAGTCAGAAGCCATAAAGAAAACTTTCTCTAGAAATGAATGAACAGACATTACAATTAGCACAGCAGAACTTCTCACACAAAATGTATCTCAAAGCTGAACACATCGCTGAGATTCCCCACAATATGGTAAGTTGTTATCATGTCTCTCACAATAAGCTCAGTGGAGGGCATTTTACTTCTGCTATCTCTTTGAATCACTGTTTGGGCTAAACTGTCTTTCCATTGATAAGCAATGACGACAGTTTGATTAAGTGGTCTACTTTGCTTTGATTCATTCAAATGAACTCTGAGGGTTGAGTTAAGAGAGCAGGAAAGACTTTGGTGATGAGGGGAAGAGGACAATTTCACACATGATAAACTGTCAGGAAAAGCAGTCCCTTGTTCCAGTCAGAGAGGAGATTTGCTTTCATCTAGGCTGACTCTTAAGCAAAAGGAGGTAAGTAACATTTAGTAAGTAAGTCAAATGAACTTTTCCCTTAATATGGACCAGGCCAGAGAAACAGGGGAAGGTATGATGTTTCAGATATGACATAGCAGTGAATTGACACTCTATATAACATGTCCATTCCTGCCACAGTGGACCTGCTAATCAAACCCATGTCACAAGAAGACAACgtacttgtcacgccctggccatagagaggctttttattctctattttggttaggccagggtgtgactagggtgaccattctatgttcttttttctatgtttttgtatttctttgtttttggctgggacagctgtctgtcattgtcactgattgagaaccatacttaggtagccttttcccacctgtgttttgtgggtaattatttttctgtgtgtgtttgtgtgcacctcGGTTgcgtcaggttggagacctgagcccactCCCCGTGCTTACGGGGGCGAGCAGGTGACAGGTCAGACCCCATGCTATGGAGTGATGTGCACTGTGTCTCGGCCGAGTATTCACAGGCCGGTGTGCTCGGTGCCAGCGTCCAGCATTTGTCGGGTGGAAACTGGCATCCAGCCAGAATGGGGGGCGGCACCTCTAAGTGCGCCTCCACGGCGCTACCctttagagtcaggttttgcggccggagtccgcacctttgggggggtactgtcacgccgtttactccacaaacagagactcatacaaagctgtcactcgccctccatttggcaaatctgaccataattatatcctcctgattcctgcttacaagcaaaaccttaagcaggaagtaccagtgtctcgctcaatatggaagtggtcagatgacacggatgctacactataggactgttttgctagcacagactggaaaatgttcccgggattcatccaatggcattgaggagtacaccacctcagtcactagcttaatcaataagtgcatcgatgatgttgtccccacagtgattgTACGTCATATCGcaaccaaaagccatggattacaggcaacatgtGCAGTGAGCTAaagaactatcatggtccaaacacaccaagacagttgtgaagaggtcacgacaacaccttttccccctcaggagactgaaaagattttgcatgggtcccCAAAAAgctctacagctgtaccatcgtatgcacctggtatggcaactgctctgcatcaGACTGTAAGGCTCAACAGACGGTAGTGCGgatgacccagtacatcactggggccaagcttcctcacatctaggacctatatactaggcggtgtcagaggaaggcccaaaaaatagtcaaagactccagtcacccaagtcatggactgttctctctctctgtcctaaaACCACCGCTGTAATTACAGACTGAGGGGAGGGGCCTGTGTCCTGGGGCTCCGGTGACCTCACCTCTCAGACTCTCAGCTAATCTGTGGCCTAGGGCTTTGGTGAACCCATCTGTCAAACTCTCAACCAATGCCGGTTAGGTTACCTTTCCCAGTGGGGCCTGTTTAGTCCAATTATCAGTGTGTGTAATGCAGTAGGGTTGTTGTGTGTTTGCAGGACTACGCTGTGTCCACCGTCCCTGTCACTGATGGTCTACACCTAAAGAGCTTCTGCAGCATGGGAGGACCAGGCCTCATCGTGATTGGCTCCAGCGAACCAGCCCAGAAAGCCCTGAAGGTATGAGTCACCAATGAGCGTATGGGTCATGCAAGATAGAACTATGTTCTTACTTTCCTTTGCACCATCTCTTTTTAATTACATTTAGTTTAATAGTGTTTGCAGAAAACATAATTGAAATATACTCTCACATCCCATCCTCGTGTATTTTTAAACACGTCCAGTAGAAAATGTCCATCACAATATTCTTTCCATTCTTATACAAGCACAAAATGGTGAAAACATTACAGTGCTTACTATCTTTCTCCTTTCAGGAGCTTTGTAATTTATCCACCATCATGGCTCGCCATTTACCCAATCATTTTGTGCTTGTGTTACAATTTGCATTTCAATAAAATATAAATGGAACACACAAAAATATTTTAATGCACAGTTACGTTTGCAATACCTAAAGTTTTGATAGAAATTCTTCAAGTTCTTAGTGGAAAATTAGGTCTCTGTGTTGAGGAGGTTTTTTCAGGTGAGATCTCACACTTGATGTGCTGAATAACGGCTATCATCTTGCCCTTGGCCATCATATGGAGGTCATTTCGGAGTTCATATTACCTGACCTCATCTCACCTCTAAGTCATataaaatctaatcaaattttatttgtcacatacgccgaaTACAAACAAGTGAGGTAAGCACACTGCATTGGGAAGATGGATTCTTCAGCGTAAAGCAACAGTACCGTTGACAGGGAAGACAGGACATCGCACATGTTGACTCagtaccatcaccaccaccttaCACACACGTCCagatcaccctccctctctctgtggtttgatGCCTGCCTCTGACTGAAACTTCTACAAGCCTGCAGAAACCACATGATATCAATGTGATCTCCCTCTGATAAATGTATGTTCGTAGGTAATCTACTGTGTAATCCCTGTTATACAATATTTAACCTCAATCTACATTTTTCTTGTGGGGACCCGGCGAAATATCCCCCATTTTATccaattttccttgttttactatccttgtgaggctTTCTGGTAGTTAAAAcaaaacacaagcacacactccCTATCGGGAATACAGATCTTCTTCGTAATGGACGgggaacaaacacaaacacactgacagtGACATGTTGGTACTTAATGCCATTCACGGAGGCTGTTGAATAAATCTCTGCCTGTTATTTTctgatggacagacacacagaattCCCCATCACCATGGCAGAAGACTGGCATGCACACACCTCATCTGCCTACTCAGGGAGACGTCGCCCTCTACTGGCCCAGGGCTGCAGAGGATTGTAACACTGTCAGTAAACCATCTACACACGTCAaccacagacagatacagacagatacagacacagacagacacagacagacacagacagacacagacagatacagacagatacagacagacagacagacagacagacagacagacagacagacagacagacagacagacagacagacagacagacagacagacagacagacagacagacagacagacagacagttatggatccccattagctgctacaATTGCATCAGCTcctcttcctgtagtccacaagtATTCTTATCAGTGAGATGTGTAAAGACTGCATAGGTTTAGTCCCTTATTTGTCCCCCTATGTTATCCTCATTAAACACACTAAGGCCAGCATATCCACATACTAATACACTGCTGATTAATTATTAGGTCATGGTGACAGCTAACTAATACAACACACTTTTATTTGATACAGACTGGAGCCCCATTAAGATTCCATACTATTATCAAGCTCTGTTAATTAGCtactgaagagaaagagagagagtgaagggtcATTAGCATGAGTTAATGACAGTGTCTCACAGTGTTGTAATTACACATTACATCACCCCCTCTCCAACATGCAATTAGCTCTGGTTATAAAATATTTTAATGAATGTCTGAGATCAGATTTTCAATTAGGTAATGTTCTGCTCAGGGTGAAAGTGACTAGTGAATCTAGGTGTAATGAACATAAAGGGGTGGTTGTGAATGCTAGCTATTGTAACGAATGCAAATGGTTTGCTATTGTTGTGAAAGTAGCTCTAATGAACTTAACGGGGTTGTTGTTGTGAATGTAGCTCTAATCTAATTGTATTACATGCCTGCTGGCTGGATTCCCTTGGGGTGAGCTTTTGTGAACGCACCCCTAATCTTGATATTGAAGTAGTGGTGATGAGATGAGCAGGGATAAGGTTAGTATGTTGTGTTGTCAACAGACCAAACTGGGAATTTGTTATTAGAGCAGGCTGTGACTCTATTGTCATGTCACCATGTCTGGCCTGATACTGAGTCATGGTTTGGATACAGTATGGATGATGGCACCCGAATGTGGCAGCCAGTGTGCGTGTTTgcgtgtgagtgtctgtgtgtgtgtgccttgcgtgcatgtgtgtgtgccttgcaTAGTCTGCTGTCATACTATGTTTAGCCCTCCCAAGCTGAGGACCGAGGACGTGGACCGGATGAATTCCATCAACTGAACGCACTCATAACAATCGAGGCTCTCCACTGCTATCACTGCCAAGCCTCAGCCATGAAGTCATCTCCCACAAATACTGCCTCTCTTCCTGAAATGCTCCTTCTCCCTCACCACATTTTGCCTTTCCAGCAGGCCAGGGCTCCTGGTATTTCCTGCTTCCAGgactccctgactgactgaccccCCTAGGCTTGGACCAAGCCCTATACCCCAAACCTAGACCTCAGGCCCAATACCCCCGACCTAGACCTCAGGCCCAAAACCCCAGACTTAGACCTCAGGCCCTATACCCCAGACCTAGACCTCAGGCCCTATACCCCAGACCTAGACCTCAGGACCAATACCCTAGACCTAGACCTCAGGCCCTATACCCTAGACCTCAGGCCCTATACCCTAGACCTCAGGCCCTATACCCCAGACCTAGACCTCAGGCCCTATACCCCAGACCTAGACCTCAGGCCCTATACCCCAGATCTAGACCTCAGGCCCAATACCCCAGACCTAGACCTCAGGCCCAATACCCCCGACCTAGACCTCAGGCCCAAAACCCCCGACTTAGACCTCAGGCCCAAAACCCCCAGACTTAGACCTCAGGCCCTATACCCCAGACCTAGACCTCAGGACCAATACCTTAGACCTAGACCTCAGGACCAATACCTTAGACCTAGACCTCAGGCCCTATACCCCAGACCTAGACCTCAGGCCCAATACCCCAGACCTAGACCTCAGGCCCTTATACCCCAGATCGAGACCTAGACCTCAGGCCCAATAACCCAGACCTAGACCGCAGGCCCAATACCCCAGACCTAGACCTCAGGCCCAATACTCCAGCCCTAGACCTCCGGCCCTATACCCCAGACCTAGACCTCAGGCCCAataccccatccccataccccagTCTCAGACCTAGACCTCAGGCCCAATACTCCAGCCCTAGGCCCAATATACCCAGCCTCTGGTCCAGCCTCTGGCCTAATCAGATCATGAGGAGCAGCAGACCCCTGAACACACCACCACAAACCACTTGTGCCCCCGCATTCAGCTTCCTGATTAGACACCAGCCTAAGCGGACAGGAATACACACGGAACATTAGCCAATAACAGTCTGTTCtctgggaagaaatgtgtgtcaAGGACCAATCAAAAATAATGACATCAACAGGAAACTATTAGAGTGTAATAACCATTCTCCTGATCCCTGGACTGTTAGGATTTGGAAGACTTTTGGATAGGAACTGTTTTTGTATGTTCTTAAAAACAACCATTGTCTACACGGGTCGGGGAAGATTAttgtgtgtgaactgtgaacattCCACATATTCTAAATGTGTTGCTGAAAATACACTGTGCACTAGTGACTAGAAGAAAGACATGCACTAATTCAATAAGTAGTGTCAGTAGTTTTTGTTATGCcccattgtcttacatcagatagcaCAACT of Oncorhynchus gorbuscha isolate QuinsamMale2020 ecotype Even-year linkage group LG15, OgorEven_v1.0, whole genome shotgun sequence contains these proteins:
- the ddah1 gene encoding N(G),N(G)-dimethylarginine dimethylaminohydrolase 1 isoform X2; this encodes MRQTLKELGLNIVDMSDENATLDGGDVLFTGREFFVGLSKRTNQRGAEILADAFKDYAVSTVPVTDGLHLKSFCSMGGPGLIVIGSSEPAQKALKIMQQMSDHRYDKLTVPDDIAANTIYMNLPGKGHVLLHCTPEEFPESAKVFEKLKDHMLIPVSNMEKVKVDGALTCCSVLINMKAKV